One region of Carassius carassius chromosome 41, fCarCar2.1, whole genome shotgun sequence genomic DNA includes:
- the LOC132122947 gene encoding ras-related protein Rab-30-like — translation MEDYDYLFKIVLIGNAGVGKTCLVRRFTQGLFPPGQGATIGVDFMIKTVEIKGVKVKLQIWDTAGQERFRSITQSYYRSANALILTYDITCEDSFRCLPEWLREIEQYANNQVVTILVGNKIDLADNREVHRQRAEEFAEAQSMLYLETSAKESDNVEKLFLDLACELILEAKQNTLDNNDSTPMPGEGKNISYLSCCSIN, via the exons ATGGAAGATTATGATTACTTATTCAAAATTGTGCTGATAGGAAATGCAGGAGTGGGCAAAACCTGCCTCGTCCGACGCTTCACTCAG GGGCTGTTCCCTCCTGGACAAGGTGCCACCATTGGAGTTGATTTCATGATTAAAACTGTGGAAATAAAAGGAGTGAAAGTGAAG CTCCAGATCTGGGACACGGCCGGGCAGGAGCGGTTCCGCTCAATTACCCAGAGTTACTACCGCAGTGCCAATGCCCTCATTCTCACCTACGACATCACCTGTGAAGATTCCTTCCGGTGCCTTCCTGAGTGGCTGAGGGAGATCGAACAGTATGCCAACAACCAAGTAGTAACAATCTTAGTAG GGAATAAGATAGACCTGGCCGATAATCGAGAAGTCCATCGGCAGCGAGCAGAGGAGTTTGCGGAGGCGCAGAGCATGCTTTATCTGGAGACCTCTGCCAAAGAATCGGACAACGTGGAGAAGCTCTTTCTGGATCTGGCCTGTGAACTGATCCTTGAGGCCAAGCAAAACACATTGGACAACAACGACTCCACTCCCATGCCTGGAGAAGGGAAAAACATCAGTTACTTGAGTTGCTGCAGCATAAACTAG
- the LOC132122948 gene encoding NADH dehydrogenase [ubiquinone] 1 subunit C2-like, with protein MGLLPDEAKVLPPPGVVNRNSVWFGLCGWASAMLHNSLNRRPALKAGVHRQVLFITVGWFIGYHLTKYENYKYATLDRDMKEYMRLHPDVFPEKEPKTFAEIVEPFHPIR; from the exons ATGGGTCTTCTGCCTGACGAAGCGAAGGTTTTGCCTCCGCCGGGGGTCGTTAACAGAAATTCAGTGTGGTTTGGGCTGTGCGGCTGGGCGTCCGCGATGCTGCACAACAGTTTAAACCGCAGACCTGCGCTCAAAGCCG GTGTTCATCGCCAAGTGCTGTTCATAACAGTTGGATGGTTCATTGGTTATCATCTTACAAAGTATGAGAATTATAAATATGCCACATTGGACAGGGACATGAAAGAGTACATGCGGCTTCATCCTGATGTATTTCCAGAGAAAG AACCGAAGACATTTGCTGAAATCGTGGAGCCTTTTCATCCAATCCGTTGA
- the LOC132122949 gene encoding mid1-interacting protein 1-B-like — protein sequence MQSADAKLSRSSLLLALRRYGTAVKNMEQTVLLPSLLRDVPYDDGSDCEGADNSMDLYEYYLLLKAIKNTAESGLIPHDDAKATSHTALHKGLEPLLEAEPEELFHFHLQGLYTVMATLTKKSQNLTEKYLDIIGISR from the coding sequence ATGCAGTCTGCTGATGCCAAGCTCAGCCGAAGCTCCCTGCTGCTGGCCCTGAGGCGCTACGGCACAGCAGTGAAGAATATGGAGCAGACCGTCCTGCTTCCTAGCCTCCTCAGAGATGTGCCATACGATGACGGTTCGGACTGTGAGGGCGCCGACAACAGCATGGACCTGTACGAGTACTACCTTCTGCTGAAAGCCATCAAGAACACGGCAGAGAGTGGCCTCATCCCACATGACGATGCCAAAGCTACGAGTCACACTGCCCTGCACAAAGGCCTGGAGCCTCTGCTGGAGGCAGAACCTGAAGAGCTTTTCCACTTCCATCTGCAAGGCCTGTACACAGTCATGGCAACGCTCACAAAGAAGTCCCAGAACTTGACTGAGAAATACTTGGACATCATCGGGATCAGTCGTTAG